In a single window of the Acetivibrio cellulolyticus CD2 genome:
- the copZ gene encoding copper chaperone CopZ — protein sequence MAKEVKTLNVEGMSCSHCENSVKKAVGALGGVESVAVDLKGKKVTIEFDAEKVSVGDIKDAIEDQGYDVK from the coding sequence ATGGCAAAAGAAGTAAAAACATTAAATGTGGAAGGTATGTCTTGCAGTCACTGCGAGAATAGTGTTAAAAAAGCGGTAGGAGCTTTGGGAGGTGTTGAAAGCGTAGCTGTTGACCTGAAAGGTAAAAAGGTTACTATTGAGTTCGACGCTGAAAAAGTAAGTGTTGGCGATATAAAGGATGCAATAGAAGATCAAGGATATGATGTCAAATAG
- a CDS encoding RNA polymerase sigma factor has protein sequence MDEANLVKCWQDGNIEAFRTLYEQYSNRALRTAFLITGRMDIAEDAVQDAFIQSNSQIKQLKDAQKFRPWFYRILVRQSWHYSSKEKGKISFDDIDFKAKSDTMHAPELIVRFETKKVLHDAVSKLSTPLRTVMVLYYFNELSIKEISKVLNCFEGTVKSRLHNARKTLQKELEKDEFMSEIYFQEVKGV, from the coding sequence ATGGATGAGGCAAATTTGGTAAAGTGTTGGCAGGACGGAAATATTGAAGCATTCAGGACTTTATATGAGCAATACAGTAACCGCGCCCTGCGTACTGCTTTTCTGATCACGGGTAGAATGGATATTGCTGAAGATGCTGTACAGGATGCTTTCATACAGTCCAATAGTCAAATAAAGCAACTTAAAGATGCTCAAAAATTCAGGCCATGGTTTTATAGGATACTTGTAAGACAAAGCTGGCATTATTCAAGTAAAGAAAAAGGTAAGATATCCTTTGATGATATTGATTTTAAGGCTAAATCTGATACTATGCATGCACCGGAACTAATAGTAAGATTCGAAACAAAAAAGGTACTTCATGATGCTGTATCAAAGCTTAGTACTCCACTTAGAACAGTCATGGTTCTTTACTACTTTAACGAACTATCCATCAAAGAGATATCCAAGGTATTGAACTGCTTTGAAGGCACAGTAAAATCCAGGCTTCATAATGCAAGAAAAACTTTACAAAAAGAATTAGAAAAAGATGAATTTATGAGCGAAATTTATTTTCAGGAAGTAAAAGGAGTGTGA
- a CDS encoding VOC family protein, with product MINKIGKITIYVNNQEEAKKFWLEKLDFVVKFEQAMGPSMKWLEVAPNSDELTTFILYDKNLMIKQNPKTNVAHPSIILTTKDIENAYKKMKDNAVEVGELQVMPYGKMFSFKDQDGNEYLLREDK from the coding sequence ATGATTAATAAAATCGGAAAGATTACGATTTATGTAAATAATCAGGAAGAGGCAAAAAAGTTTTGGCTTGAAAAATTAGATTTTGTTGTAAAATTTGAACAAGCAATGGGGCCGTCTATGAAGTGGTTGGAAGTTGCTCCAAATAGCGATGAATTAACTACATTTATTTTATATGATAAAAATTTAATGATTAAACAAAATCCAAAGACTAATGTTGCACATCCCTCAATTATATTAACTACAAAAGATATTGAAAATGCTTATAAAAAAATGAAGGATAATGCAGTAGAAGTCGGGGAACTTCAAGTAATGCCTTATGGAAAGATGTTTTCCTTTAAAGATCAGGATGGAAATGAATACTTGTTGAGAGAAGATAAATAA
- a CDS encoding amidohydrolase family protein: protein MSDYDKLFISAIENRDIQTLKLIPKADLHNHFFLGGNREYINKRLGITIPHLSDKLHSMDEMHTWVGQNIGDIFGTADKRRLAIEATFVQANDDGVTILEIGDDVWANGHFYGGNVNLLIETFQEMHKRFAPKIEFRFQIGLSRHCPVNMLEEWIAPFLEKDCFFSIDLYGDEMAQPIKNFKPIYRKAKEKGLLLKAHVGEWGCADSVKEAVEELELNEVQHGISAYKSPAIMNWLADNKIQLNICPTSNVMLNRVESIKVHPIRTLFDHGIKVTVNSDDILVFGQSVSQEFINLYDAGLFNAKELNIIRKYGLGIQ from the coding sequence ATGTCAGACTATGATAAGTTATTTATTAGCGCCATTGAGAATAGAGATATACAAACTTTAAAATTAATTCCTAAAGCAGACTTACATAACCATTTTTTCCTCGGTGGAAATAGAGAATATATTAATAAGCGTTTAGGTATTACAATACCTCACCTAAGTGATAAATTGCATAGCATGGATGAAATGCACACATGGGTTGGGCAAAATATTGGTGACATTTTTGGTACTGCTGATAAAAGAAGATTAGCGATCGAGGCTACTTTTGTTCAAGCAAATGATGATGGTGTCACCATTTTGGAAATTGGTGATGATGTTTGGGCAAATGGACATTTTTATGGAGGTAACGTAAATCTGTTGATAGAAACATTTCAGGAAATGCATAAAAGATTTGCTCCTAAGATAGAATTTCGATTTCAAATTGGTCTATCTAGGCATTGTCCGGTAAACATGCTTGAAGAATGGATTGCACCATTTCTCGAAAAGGATTGTTTCTTTTCAATTGATTTGTATGGAGATGAAATGGCTCAGCCAATCAAAAATTTTAAACCAATTTACCGAAAAGCTAAAGAAAAAGGGCTTTTGCTGAAAGCGCACGTAGGTGAATGGGGTTGTGCAGATTCTGTTAAAGAAGCGGTTGAAGAGCTGGAGTTAAATGAAGTACAACATGGCATTTCTGCTTACAAGTCTCCAGCAATAATGAACTGGCTTGCAGATAATAAAATTCAGTTAAATATATGTCCTACAAGTAATGTTATGTTAAATCGAGTGGAAAGTATAAAAGTTCATCCAATAAGAACTTTGTTTGATCATGGTATAAAAGTTACAGTTAATTCTGATGATATTTTAGTTTTTGGTCAAAGTGTTTCACAAGAATTTATTAATTTGTACGATGCAGGATTATTTAATGCTAAAGAATTAAATATTATACGGAAATATGGCTTAGGAATTCAATAG
- a CDS encoding ADP-ribosylglycohydrolase family protein: protein MEIVLGSIIGTAVGDSLGLLYEGLSASRQKKLYRKICRQRFFMGKGLISDDTEHTLMVAHALYRSSGDEMLFSKYLAKSLRNWIISMPLGVGFASLRACIKLLVGFSPKKSGVFSAGNGPAMRSALIGILYGNDTDKMKSLVGISTRITHTDPKAEIGALTIAYAAFVASNQKTVDPSNFHEGLKKVLMGYESTEFLKLIEDVVKSVSNKESSKEYALRIGLEKGISGYIYHTVPVVIHAWLSYKGDFKGSIIEMIRCGGDTDTTAAILGSILGASVTVAGIPEDLRKDIYLFPYSMKYIEDISQVLGNRNKAISEIKIKEPFWGLSLCRNLIFMPVIIFYVIRRMLPPY from the coding sequence ATGGAAATAGTTCTCGGATCAATAATAGGTACCGCTGTTGGAGATTCATTAGGATTATTATATGAAGGGTTATCAGCATCCCGACAAAAAAAGCTTTATAGAAAGATTTGCAGGCAAAGGTTCTTTATGGGTAAAGGTCTTATTTCGGACGATACAGAGCATACGCTAATGGTTGCACATGCGTTGTACCGTTCCTCTGGAGATGAGATGTTGTTTTCAAAATATTTGGCCAAGTCCTTGAGAAATTGGATAATATCAATGCCTTTAGGGGTTGGGTTTGCATCGTTAAGGGCATGTATTAAATTGCTTGTTGGTTTTTCACCCAAAAAGAGCGGAGTTTTTTCAGCAGGAAATGGTCCTGCCATGAGAAGTGCATTGATAGGAATTCTTTATGGAAATGATACAGATAAAATGAAAAGTCTGGTGGGGATTTCTACAAGGATTACCCATACCGACCCAAAAGCTGAAATTGGTGCTCTAACTATTGCATATGCTGCTTTTGTAGCTAGTAATCAAAAGACAGTAGATCCATCTAATTTTCATGAAGGATTAAAAAAGGTATTAATGGGTTATGAAAGTACTGAGTTTCTTAAGCTTATTGAAGATGTTGTAAAGAGTGTGTCCAATAAAGAAAGCTCTAAGGAGTACGCGTTACGGATAGGACTAGAAAAAGGAATTAGCGGATATATATATCATACTGTTCCTGTTGTTATTCATGCCTGGCTCAGTTATAAGGGGGATTTTAAAGGAAGTATTATAGAAATGATTAGATGTGGTGGTGATACCGATACTACAGCAGCCATTTTAGGTAGTATTTTAGGAGCAAGTGTAACAGTGGCAGGAATTCCGGAAGACTTGCGAAAAGATATCTATCTTTTCCCGTATTCTATGAAGTATATTGAAGACATAAGTCAAGTACTTGGTAATAGAAACAAGGCAATCTCAGAAATCAAGATTAAAGAACCTTTTTGGGGTCTGAGTCTATGCCGAAACCTTATTTTTATGCCTGTAATTATATTTTATGTTATCAGGAGAATGCTTCCTCCATATTGA
- a CDS encoding FMN-dependent NADH-azoreductase, whose translation MTKVLYIKANAKPEGESRTFKISDSFVETYKVSHPEDEIITLDLYKEGINFLPVGQLNELHSPEPGTGKNHPILKYAYQFLEADKYVIAEPLWNLSIPAVLKAYIDYITVTGITFKYTAEGPVGLCQGKKAVNITARGGAYVDGPGAAFEMGDRYLRTLFAFLGIRDFTTISAEALDVIGNDVNTIVANAIKEAQKIAKTF comes from the coding sequence ATGACCAAAGTACTGTACATTAAAGCAAATGCAAAACCAGAAGGCGAGTCAAGGACATTTAAGATTTCTGACAGTTTTGTTGAAACATATAAGGTGAGCCATCCTGAAGATGAAATAATAACTTTGGATTTGTATAAGGAAGGAATAAATTTCTTACCTGTGGGTCAACTAAATGAACTGCATAGCCCAGAACCAGGGACTGGAAAAAATCATCCTATATTAAAATATGCATATCAGTTTTTAGAAGCTGATAAATATGTAATCGCAGAGCCGCTTTGGAATTTAAGCATACCAGCTGTTCTGAAGGCTTATATTGATTATATAACTGTTACAGGTATAACATTTAAGTATACTGCAGAGGGTCCTGTAGGTTTGTGTCAGGGGAAAAAAGCAGTGAATATTACTGCTAGGGGTGGAGCATACGTTGATGGACCCGGAGCTGCATTTGAAATGGGTGACAGGTACTTAAGAACATTGTTTGCTTTCCTTGGTATCAGGGATTTTACTACAATATCAGCAGAGGCATTAGATGTCATTGGTAACGATGTAAATACAATTGTAGCAAATGCAATTAAAGAGGCACAGAAAATAGCTAAGACTTTTTAA
- a CDS encoding metal-dependent transcriptional regulator, with amino-acid sequence MSEKILSSSMQDYLEAILELSEEEAAVRITDIASKLNIAKSSVNQTISKLKDMGLVSQQVYGPVELTESGREYAKKVKQRHIRLKKFLVKTLGVDPEIAEKDACQMEHAVSSQTMDRLTEFLCRNGYMAEECNINDRHCSVCSKLEVADEKKSGSMNVEAGTKKLSELKIGQRCKVVKVSSKGAVRRRIMEMGITPGAEMLVKGFAPLGDPMEFGIKGYSLSLRKSEAADIIVEIT; translated from the coding sequence ATGTCTGAAAAAATATTATCTTCATCGATGCAGGATTATCTGGAAGCTATACTTGAACTATCAGAAGAAGAAGCCGCTGTCAGGATAACTGATATTGCAAGCAAGCTTAACATAGCCAAATCAAGTGTAAATCAGACAATAAGTAAACTTAAGGATATGGGGCTTGTAAGTCAGCAGGTGTATGGACCTGTAGAGCTGACTGAGAGTGGAAGGGAATATGCTAAAAAGGTAAAGCAGCGTCACATAAGGTTAAAAAAATTCCTTGTAAAAACGCTAGGAGTCGACCCGGAGATTGCAGAGAAAGATGCGTGCCAAATGGAGCATGCTGTTAGCTCTCAAACAATGGATCGTTTGACTGAGTTTTTATGTAGGAATGGTTATATGGCAGAAGAGTGCAATATCAATGATAGACATTGCTCTGTATGCTCAAAACTTGAAGTTGCTGATGAAAAAAAATCAGGAAGTATGAATGTGGAAGCTGGTACCAAAAAACTAAGCGAATTAAAGATAGGACAAAGGTGTAAAGTAGTAAAAGTTTCATCCAAAGGTGCAGTACGAAGACGTATTATGGAGATGGGAATAACTCCGGGGGCAGAAATGTTGGTAAAAGGATTTGCACCGTTAGGAGATCCTATGGAATTTGGAATAAAGGGATATAGCTTGAGTTTGCGTAAATCTGAGGCAGCGGATATAATTGTCGAAATAACTTAG
- a CDS encoding heavy metal translocating P-type ATPase, giving the protein MDRKESFKISGMSCSACAARIEKGLNKLEGIKNANVNYAVEKATVEFEDGFVNLGQIREAVKKLGYEAVEEEDGKQTKIELKITGMSCAACSAKIEKKLNKVEGVVKAAVNLATERANIEYDFSKVKSVDLINTVESLGYKADKIENVTQDKEKEQREKEIKRLRRELITSAILSSPLIMAMLLTLVRLDVAFLHNEYFQLIVATPVQFIIGFRFYKNAYHALKAKSANMDVLIAMGTSAAYFFSVYNAFFAPQKATGMIMKELYFEASAVIITLILLGKYLEAVAKGKTSEAIKKLMGLQAKTARVIRNGIEEDIPVEDVEVSDIIVVRPGEKVPVDGKIIDGNSSIDESMLTGESLPVEKKAGDLVIGATINKFGTFKFEATKVGKDTALSQIIKMVEDAQGSKAPIQKIADQVSGIFVPAVIGIAFVTFIIWYFAVGSFTSAIVSAVSVLVIACPCALGLATPTAIMVGTGKGAENGILIKGGEHLEMAYKLNAVVLDKTGTITKGQPEVTDIVPLGNMDKSEILKISAVSEKLSEHPLGVAIYEKGKNELGNLPDPDKFEAIPGRGILSVIGDKSLYIGTRKLMTEKGIDISKTEETIVKLEDEGKTAMLVAVNNQIEAVVAVADTVKEHSKEAIEELQNMGIEVYMITGDNKRTAEQIAKQVGITKVLAEVLPENKAEEVEKLKKQGKIVGMAGDGINDAPALATADIGMAIGTGTDVAIEAADITLMRGDLRSIPTAIKLSRRTMRKIKQNLFWAFIYNIIGIPFAAFGMLNPIIAGGAMAFSSVSVVTNSLSLRGYNPGKPTVQLNSTEEWAKQEWELNKK; this is encoded by the coding sequence ATGGATAGAAAGGAATCGTTTAAAATATCAGGAATGTCCTGTTCTGCCTGTGCGGCAAGAATTGAGAAGGGCTTAAATAAATTGGAAGGTATAAAGAATGCTAATGTGAATTATGCTGTAGAGAAGGCTACGGTGGAGTTTGAAGATGGTTTTGTCAACTTGGGTCAGATTCGTGAAGCTGTTAAAAAGCTAGGTTATGAAGCTGTTGAAGAAGAGGATGGCAAACAAACCAAAATAGAGCTTAAAATAACAGGAATGTCTTGTGCAGCATGTAGTGCAAAAATTGAAAAAAAGCTTAATAAAGTTGAAGGAGTAGTTAAGGCGGCTGTAAATCTTGCAACGGAAAGAGCCAATATTGAGTATGATTTTTCAAAAGTTAAGAGTGTAGATTTGATTAATACAGTAGAATCACTTGGTTATAAAGCTGATAAGATTGAAAATGTTACACAGGACAAGGAAAAGGAGCAAAGGGAAAAGGAAATCAAACGGCTTAGAAGGGAACTTATAACCTCAGCAATTTTGAGTTCTCCTCTAATAATGGCTATGCTGCTTACACTTGTACGTTTGGATGTTGCTTTCTTGCATAATGAGTATTTTCAGCTTATTGTAGCAACTCCTGTTCAATTTATTATCGGATTCAGGTTTTATAAAAATGCATACCATGCCTTAAAGGCAAAGAGTGCAAATATGGACGTATTGATAGCTATGGGTACGTCAGCTGCATACTTTTTCAGCGTATATAATGCTTTCTTCGCACCTCAAAAGGCAACGGGCATGATAATGAAAGAGCTGTATTTTGAAGCGAGTGCAGTAATTATAACTCTGATTCTGCTTGGAAAGTATCTGGAAGCTGTGGCAAAGGGTAAAACTTCAGAAGCAATTAAGAAGCTTATGGGTCTCCAGGCAAAAACTGCAAGAGTTATAAGAAATGGTATTGAGGAGGACATTCCGGTTGAAGATGTGGAAGTTAGTGACATTATTGTAGTTCGACCCGGGGAAAAGGTTCCTGTTGACGGAAAAATAATTGACGGAAATTCTTCAATTGATGAATCCATGCTTACTGGCGAAAGCCTGCCAGTTGAGAAAAAGGCTGGAGATTTGGTAATTGGTGCCACTATAAATAAATTTGGAACTTTTAAGTTTGAAGCCACCAAAGTAGGAAAGGACACGGCGCTTTCACAGATTATTAAAATGGTTGAAGACGCACAGGGATCAAAGGCGCCTATCCAAAAAATTGCTGACCAGGTATCAGGTATATTTGTTCCAGCTGTAATTGGAATAGCCTTTGTAACTTTTATAATATGGTACTTTGCAGTCGGCAGCTTTACTTCTGCAATCGTTAGTGCCGTATCGGTACTGGTTATTGCATGCCCATGTGCACTTGGACTTGCAACGCCTACGGCGATTATGGTGGGGACTGGTAAGGGGGCAGAAAACGGAATATTAATTAAGGGTGGAGAGCACCTTGAAATGGCTTATAAACTTAATGCAGTTGTGCTGGACAAAACCGGGACAATAACAAAAGGTCAGCCTGAGGTTACCGATATTGTACCTTTAGGAAATATGGATAAATCAGAAATTTTAAAGATATCTGCTGTTTCTGAAAAATTATCTGAACATCCTTTAGGGGTTGCCATTTACGAAAAGGGCAAAAACGAATTGGGAAACTTGCCAGACCCCGATAAATTTGAAGCAATTCCGGGCAGGGGTATACTTTCGGTAATTGGAGACAAGTCCTTATATATAGGCACAAGGAAGCTTATGACTGAAAAGGGGATTGACATTTCCAAAACCGAAGAAACTATTGTAAAACTTGAAGATGAAGGTAAAACTGCGATGCTTGTAGCCGTCAATAATCAGATTGAAGCAGTTGTAGCTGTTGCAGATACTGTAAAGGAGCATTCAAAAGAGGCAATAGAAGAATTGCAGAATATGGGTATTGAAGTTTATATGATAACAGGGGATAATAAGAGGACAGCAGAGCAAATAGCGAAACAAGTTGGAATAACCAAAGTGTTGGCAGAGGTGCTTCCTGAGAATAAAGCGGAGGAAGTTGAGAAGCTTAAAAAACAGGGTAAGATTGTTGGTATGGCAGGTGATGGGATTAATGATGCACCTGCGCTTGCAACAGCAGATATTGGTATGGCTATAGGCACAGGAACGGATGTTGCTATAGAAGCTGCCGATATAACTCTCATGAGGGGAGATTTAAGGTCCATACCAACAGCTATAAAGCTTTCACGAAGAACAATGAGGAAGATCAAACAGAATCTTTTCTGGGCATTTATATATAATATTATTGGTATTCCATTTGCTGCTTTTGGAATGTTAAACCCTATCATAGCAGGTGGGGCGATGGCATTTAGTTCTGTATCGGTTGTAACAAATTCGCTTAGTTTAAGAGGTTATAATCCCGGAAAGCCGACTGTTCAGTTAAACAGCACAGAAGAATGGGCAAAACAAGAGTGGGAATTAAATAAAAAATAA
- a CDS encoding DUF6803 family protein, which yields MDAMTHYMELLATNQPWNLIIFMAIPVILAETIAVSELAILFSRNLNSGLRKLNKVAGITVGIYFTGIFLYLLFNAVIPLTSSGGWRGPADVIAVGFYLLGIIPLLGITLLELGFIAKKRDEVEKLKLHATFVGIFLVVSHIAMIFGMLNPSLMEMKM from the coding sequence ATGGATGCTATGACTCATTATATGGAATTGCTTGCAACAAACCAACCGTGGAATCTAATAATTTTTATGGCAATTCCGGTTATTCTTGCAGAAACAATTGCGGTTTCTGAATTGGCAATACTTTTCAGTAGAAATTTGAATAGTGGATTAAGAAAACTGAATAAAGTTGCAGGAATTACAGTAGGTATTTATTTTACAGGTATTTTTCTTTATCTCTTATTCAATGCAGTAATTCCACTGACTTCTTCAGGAGGCTGGCGCGGACCTGCAGATGTAATAGCAGTTGGATTCTATCTTTTAGGTATAATACCTCTCCTTGGTATAACTCTTCTTGAATTAGGTTTTATAGCTAAAAAACGTGATGAGGTTGAAAAGCTTAAGCTCCACGCAACTTTCGTAGGAATTTTCCTGGTAGTTTCTCATATTGCAATGATTTTTGGAATGTTAAATCCAAGCTTGATGGAAATGAAGATGTAA
- a CDS encoding phospholipid carrier-dependent glycosyltransferase: MFKKLVATIFVLCFVFLQFGAAYAEGVNEVLNPGFEESGSEATFWENRIYNTSPGAGEISVQTAQAHSGNNCIRITNSVGNDSRVVQVILVKPSTLYKISGWVKTENVGNEGKGAILSVYMMMISTKELKGTNDWTYVELYGRTGPDQQALEFTAGVGGHSGESTGTAYFDDLSVEETLNVPEGAAIENLYTPQQGNQGTGNTEQSDNKGWITALIVALAVAIGAIIFFVFRMSGKADDKNTEAADNQQNGTDKSNFEGISNTKPFKIDKKDMIIMSVMTLVYAVIAIYNLGSTNVPETYWKPSALGTTFTVNFDREYDLSKIAFYNGAGDLNLRIEYLRQDGNYEPVATIKQDVSKAFMWDSVVTQFKAKTLRFKVQKIGGTLNEIVFFEQGSKEPIKNFTVETGKVSQNDKGTVQNLFDELDVGDYENNYMNSTYFDEIYFPRTAFENINRMEPYETTHPPLGKDIMALGLLIFGVNPFGWRIMGTLFGVAMIPAMYLFGKKIFRKRIYGFISAFLIMFECMHFAQTRIGTIDSYAGFFVILAYYFMYDSFMNKSYEVGFKKSLLPLMLAGIFWGLGSASKWTAVYAGGGLAVLYFTSKFLEYKSYEKLLRKKALSGGARQSKIREWFSKNFVRISLACVIFFVVIPVILYTASYLPIITLPGEGHNLGEVGRYQVNMYEYHSKLDDEHIWASPAYSWPLIQKPLLEYRNLSLPGDRTSLMYVVGNPAVFWFGIVCVFAAILIGIMKKDKRVFPILVAFAFQYLPWFRISRCIFIYHFFTSVPFMILCTVYVLNFLREDFPKIVGRDFGSKAAAETTYKVSTAFIYSYLVITLALFVFLYPAISGMEVPTTYLNWVKWIHIA; this comes from the coding sequence ATGTTTAAAAAGCTAGTAGCAACCATATTTGTTCTATGCTTTGTGTTTTTGCAATTTGGGGCCGCTTATGCAGAAGGAGTCAACGAGGTTTTGAATCCGGGGTTTGAGGAAAGTGGTTCTGAAGCTACTTTTTGGGAAAACAGGATTTATAACACTTCACCAGGTGCCGGAGAAATAAGTGTGCAAACTGCACAAGCGCATTCAGGAAACAATTGCATCAGGATTACAAACAGTGTAGGAAATGATTCAAGGGTTGTTCAGGTTATACTGGTAAAGCCAAGTACACTGTATAAAATTTCAGGCTGGGTAAAGACTGAAAATGTGGGCAATGAAGGAAAGGGTGCAATCCTTTCAGTGTACATGATGATGATTTCTACAAAAGAACTTAAAGGTACAAATGATTGGACCTATGTGGAATTGTATGGACGAACAGGACCGGACCAACAGGCCCTGGAATTTACTGCAGGAGTAGGCGGTCATAGTGGTGAGAGTACAGGAACTGCATATTTTGATGACTTATCAGTTGAGGAGACATTGAATGTTCCTGAGGGTGCAGCTATAGAGAACCTTTATACACCACAGCAAGGCAATCAGGGGACGGGCAACACAGAACAATCAGACAATAAGGGCTGGATAACAGCTTTGATAGTTGCATTGGCAGTTGCTATAGGTGCAATTATATTTTTTGTGTTCAGAATGTCAGGAAAAGCTGATGACAAGAATACTGAAGCAGCAGATAATCAACAAAATGGTACTGACAAGAGCAATTTTGAAGGTATTTCAAATACAAAGCCGTTTAAGATAGACAAAAAAGATATGATTATTATGTCAGTTATGACTCTTGTATATGCAGTAATTGCAATTTATAACCTGGGCTCTACAAATGTGCCGGAGACTTACTGGAAACCGTCTGCATTGGGTACTACTTTTACTGTAAATTTTGACCGTGAATATGACCTTTCAAAAATAGCCTTCTATAATGGAGCTGGAGACCTAAATTTAAGGATCGAATATCTTAGACAGGATGGTAATTACGAACCTGTTGCTACAATAAAGCAGGATGTGTCTAAAGCATTTATGTGGGATTCCGTAGTTACACAGTTTAAGGCTAAGACACTTAGATTTAAGGTGCAGAAAATCGGAGGTACATTAAATGAAATAGTCTTCTTTGAGCAGGGAAGCAAAGAACCTATAAAGAATTTCACTGTGGAAACTGGAAAAGTGAGCCAAAACGATAAGGGTACAGTTCAAAACCTTTTCGATGAACTGGATGTTGGGGATTATGAAAACAACTACATGAATTCAACCTATTTTGATGAAATATATTTTCCAAGGACAGCATTCGAGAATATAAACCGTATGGAACCATACGAGACTACACATCCGCCTCTTGGAAAGGATATTATGGCTTTGGGCTTGCTTATTTTTGGTGTAAACCCATTTGGATGGCGTATAATGGGAACTTTGTTTGGAGTTGCTATGATTCCGGCCATGTATCTGTTTGGTAAGAAGATATTCCGCAAGAGAATATACGGATTTATCAGTGCATTCCTAATAATGTTCGAGTGTATGCATTTTGCTCAGACAAGAATTGGTACAATTGATTCATATGCAGGGTTCTTTGTAATTCTGGCGTATTATTTTATGTATGATAGCTTTATGAACAAGTCCTATGAAGTGGGATTCAAAAAGAGTTTATTGCCGCTGATGCTTGCCGGAATATTCTGGGGGCTTGGTTCTGCGAGCAAATGGACTGCGGTATACGCAGGTGGCGGTCTTGCAGTTCTTTACTTCACTTCGAAGTTCCTCGAATATAAGAGTTATGAAAAGTTGTTGAGGAAAAAGGCATTATCAGGCGGTGCAAGACAATCGAAAATACGTGAGTGGTTTTCTAAAAACTTTGTGCGTATATCCTTGGCTTGTGTAATATTTTTTGTAGTGATACCAGTAATACTATACACTGCTTCATACCTGCCCATCATAACGCTTCCGGGCGAGGGACATAACCTTGGAGAAGTTGGGAGATACCAGGTTAATATGTATGAGTACCATTCGAAATTAGACGATGAGCATATATGGGCATCACCGGCTTACTCATGGCCTTTGATCCAAAAGCCTTTGCTTGAATACAGGAATTTGAGTCTTCCTGGAGATAGAACATCATTGATGTATGTTGTGGGAAATCCGGCAGTCTTTTGGTTTGGAATTGTTTGTGTATTTGCTGCAATATTAATAGGTATAATGAAGAAAGATAAGAGAGTGTTCCCTATTTTAGTGGCGTTTGCATTTCAATACCTCCCATGGTTCAGGATAAGCCGCTGCATATTTATATATCACTTCTTCACATCAGTGCCATTTATGATACTGTGCACTGTGTATGTATTAAATTTCCTGAGGGAGGATTTTCCAAAAATTGTGGGAAGGGATTTTGGCAGCAAGGCAGCAGCGGAAACTACCTATAAAGTTTCAACAGCATTTATATACAGTTATCTTGTAATAACACTTGCGTTGTTTGTATTCCTTTATCCTGCAATTTCGGGAATGGAAGTTCCGACAACTTATCTAAACTGGGTTAAATGGATCCACATTGCATAA
- a CDS encoding DUF1648 domain-containing protein produces MKKSLKSLCILIIPLVICAVLYPFLPDQIPRQFHSDGTKSYMAKEFIFLLGLIPYIIYLSRKKKR; encoded by the coding sequence GTGAAAAAAAGTTTGAAAAGTTTGTGTATTCTCATTATTCCACTTGTTATCTGCGCGGTTCTATACCCGTTCCTACCAGACCAGATTCCAAGGCAGTTTCATTCAGATGGAACTAAATCCTATATGGCGAAAGAGTTCATTTTTCTTCTTGGATTGATACCTTATATCATCTATCTCAGTAGGAAGAAAAAGAGATAA